CACCTCCATTCGCACCATGCGCGACTGGGCCCGGGCGGCCAGGGCCCTGGATCAGCGCTATGGCTCCGCGGAGGACGTGGCCCGGATCGCCCGGCGCACGTGGAGGCCGAAGGCCTCGGGGATGTGAGGGCGGGGAACGGCCCTCAAGCGTCCAGCGACTGGAGCAGCAGGGAGAGCTGGTCCCTGCTCGCTCCCTTGGGCAGGTAGTAGTGGGGCCCGGAGCGCAAGGCTCCGCCCACGTCCTGCACCGCCGCGGCCGTCAGCAGCACCACCCGGGGGGGTTCCCCATTCCGGGGCATCCGCTCCAGCACCTCGAGCCCATTCATCCCGGGCATGTTCAGGTCCAGGAGCATCACCCGGTAGCGTTGCCGCGACAGGGAGTCGAGGGCCTCCTGGCCGTTGGCGGCCTCGATGGCCTCGTAGCCGAGATCTTCCAGGCACAAGCGGAGGAATTCCCGCCAGTCCGCGTCGTCATCGACGACCAGCACCTTGCGTGCGACATCCTGGGCAGTCGTTGGATCCAATCGTCCTCCCGCGAGTCCTCCCGTGGCGGAGGATCAACTCCTCCGGGTGACGAGAACATTCTCCCGGGCCGACATGCCGGGATGGAGGGCAGGGGAGCAGGCGTCAGCGGCTCCTGGCGGACGGCACGAAGAGCGCGGAGCCGAGCAGCGCCTTGGCGCGGGCCACCATTCGCGCGCGATCCTGGGGGGCAATGGCCAGCAGGCCCCCTTCGATCATCGCCCAGCTGCACACGAAATCGTCGAGCGTCACCTCCGGTCGCAGCAGTCCCCGCGCTCGCGCCGCCTCCACCGGCCCGGCGAGGAGGCCGCGCAACTGCTGGTTCAGTCGCTCCAGGGCTGTCCTCCCTGCTTCCGTTGATGCCAGGTACGGGTGCAATCCCGGGATGGCGCTCAGGGTGTCGGCGATCCAGAAGAAGATCTCCTCGACGGAGCGGGCCGGGTCGGGGGCCGAGGCGAGGCGTTGTTCGATGAGGTCCACGCGGCGCTCGATCATCGCGAGGGCCAGGTGGTCGCGGTCCGGGAAGTGGCGGTAGAGCGTGCCTCGTCCGACGCCGGCGCGCTCGGCGATGAGTTGGAGCGGCACGTGGAGGCCGTGCTCGCGGAAGACCTGTTCGCCCGCCGCGAGGAGCAGTTCACGGTTGCGCTGAGCGTCCTGTCGTTGCGTCACATCCAGGAGTGTACCGCACGAAACGGACATCCGTGTCCGCTTCGTGGTAGGTTCGGCGGAGAAACGGACACCCATGTCCGTTTCTCCGGGGAAACCACCCCACGACACGGGAGATCCGCACCATGAGCGCACCCCACAAGGACGTCATCGTCATCACCGGCCTCGGTGGCATGGGCCTCGCCACCGCCCGCCGCCTCGGCTCCGGCCGCCAGCTCGTCCTCGCCGACTACGCCCAGGAGCTCCTCGACCGTGTCGCCGACACCCTTCGCGGCGAAGGCCACACCGTCCACCCCCTTCGCGTCGACGTCTCCGACCCGCGGTCCGTCGAACGGCTCGCCCAGCACGCAGGCGCCCTCGGCTCGCTCCGTGCCGTCGTGCACACCGCCGGCGTCTCCCCCGTGCAGGCGAGCCCCGAGCGGATCATCCAGGTGGACGTCCTCGGCACCGCCCACGTCCTCGACGCCTTCCTCCCCTTCGTGACGCCTGGCGGTGTCGCGGTGTGCATCGCCTCGATGGCCGGTACGATGGTGGCGCTTCCCCCCGAGGCCGAACGCGCCCTGGCCACCACCCCCACGAGCCAACTCGCGGGGCTGCCCATGCTCGACCCGAAGAACCTCGATTCCGGCGCCGCCTACAGCGTGGCGAAGCGTGCGAACCAGCTGCGCGTCCAGGCGGCGTCGATTCCGTGGGGGCGGCGGGGCGGCCGGGTGGTCAGCGTCAGCCCGGGCATCATCTCCACCCCCATGGGTCAGGCGGAGTTGAGCAGCCCCCACGGCGAGGTCATGCGCGGCATGATTCAAGCGTCCGGCACGGGGCGCATTGGCACCCCGGACGACATCGCCAGCGCCGTCGAGTTCCTGATCAGCCCCCAGGCGTCGTTCATCACCGGCACCGACCTCCTCGTCGACGGCGGCGCCGTCGCCGCGGCGCGCTACGCCCGATAGCGCATCTCCCTCGTGACGGAGAGGGACATGGTTCCCCCAGGTGCGCCAGAATCGCTCTCACCTCTATCTGGACTCGACCCGTCCGAGCGGCCTGGCCACGCCAGTCAGCGTGTTTTGCGCTTCCTGCCAGGCCGGGTCTCCGGGGTAGAGCGCGGTGCGGAGGTAGGCCCAGGAGAGACGCTGAACGGCGGCCACTCGCTCGGGGTTCTCGTCCGTGGTCTCGGCGACGTCATATCCCGAGACTCCGCCCAGCCCGTGCCCTGCGTCGAACAGGGTGAGCAGGGACTTGGGGCCTGGGGAGAGGAAGTAGGGATCGGCGTGCCAGTCGGCGCCCGCGACCGTCAGGTGGGGAGAGTCGTCCTTGTCGCCAGCGACCACGAGCGCGGGCGTCGCCATCGTGGAGAAGTCGATGGTCGTGAAGAAGGAGTAGTTCTCGGCTGCGAACTTGCTGAGGGCATCGCCTCTGCCGGGCGCGGCGAGCAGCACGCCCGCCTTGATCCGGGGCTCGGCGAGGTTCACTTCCGTTCCGTCGTGGGGAGCCTTGTGCCGCGCGCCAAGCAGCAGGCTCGCGGTGTGCCCGCCCATCGAGTGCCCGACGACGGCCACCTTGCTTCGGTCCAAGCGCCCGGCGAGCCCAATGACGGCGCGCTCGATCGCGTCGAGTTGGTCGAGGATGCGCTTCATGTCCTCGGCCCGCGCTCGCCAGTACAGAGGCGCATCGGGGTCCTTGGAGTCGAGGGTGAGCGTCTTCGAGTCGAGATGGGTGGGCTGGATCACGACGAAGCCGTGTGCCGCGAAGTAGTTGGCGAGTGGGGCGTAGCCGTTCAATGAGGAGAGGTGGTTGGAGCGGCCGTGGCCGTGCGAGAGCAAGAGGATGGGCAGTGCGCTTCCGGTCACGGGCGCGGAGACTCGCACCTGGAGATCGACGGCGCGGCCGGGAGCTGGCAGCACGATGGGGCTGACCGACAGGACCGGAGTGGGTGCGCTGGGGGTGTTGGTTGCGGAAGCCGGTTCGCTC
Above is a window of Cystobacter fuscus DNA encoding:
- a CDS encoding response regulator, which gives rise to MDPTTAQDVARKVLVVDDDADWREFLRLCLEDLGYEAIEAANGQEALDSLSRQRYRVMLLDLNMPGMNGLEVLERMPRNGEPPRVVLLTAAAVQDVGGALRSGPHYYLPKGASRDQLSLLLQSLDA
- a CDS encoding TetR/AcrR family transcriptional regulator, which gives rise to MSVSCGTLLDVTQRQDAQRNRELLLAAGEQVFREHGLHVPLQLIAERAGVGRGTLYRHFPDRDHLALAMIERRVDLIEQRLASAPDPARSVEEIFFWIADTLSAIPGLHPYLASTEAGRTALERLNQQLRGLLAGPVEAARARGLLRPEVTLDDFVCSWAMIEGGLLAIAPQDRARMVARAKALLGSALFVPSARSR
- a CDS encoding SDR family oxidoreductase, encoding MSAPHKDVIVITGLGGMGLATARRLGSGRQLVLADYAQELLDRVADTLRGEGHTVHPLRVDVSDPRSVERLAQHAGALGSLRAVVHTAGVSPVQASPERIIQVDVLGTAHVLDAFLPFVTPGGVAVCIASMAGTMVALPPEAERALATTPTSQLAGLPMLDPKNLDSGAAYSVAKRANQLRVQAASIPWGRRGGRVVSVSPGIISTPMGQAELSSPHGEVMRGMIQASGTGRIGTPDDIASAVEFLISPQASFITGTDLLVDGGAVAAARYAR
- a CDS encoding alpha/beta hydrolase family protein, translated to MSEPASATNTPSAPTPVLSVSPIVLPAPGRAVDLQVRVSAPVTGSALPILLLSHGHGRSNHLSSLNGYAPLANYFAAHGFVVIQPTHLDSKTLTLDSKDPDAPLYWRARAEDMKRILDQLDAIERAVIGLAGRLDRSKVAVVGHSMGGHTASLLLGARHKAPHDGTEVNLAEPRIKAGVLLAAPGRGDALSKFAAENYSFFTTIDFSTMATPALVVAGDKDDSPHLTVAGADWHADPYFLSPGPKSLLTLFDAGHGLGGVSGYDVAETTDENPERVAAVQRLSWAYLRTALYPGDPAWQEAQNTLTGVARPLGRVESR